TATTCCCAGAGGCTTCGGGGATTTTATTTACCGCTGATCCCATTACTTCGAACCGTAAGTCGTTATCCATTGACGCCAGTTTTGGACTTGGAGAAGCGCTGGTCTCTGGCTTGGTTACTGCTGATAGCTATCAAGTACAGGAAGGGAAAATCGTCAATAAGCGGATAGCAACCAAAAAATTGGCTATCTATGGACGAGAAGAAGGCGGAACAGTGACAAAGCAGATCGATCCTGATCAACAAAAGACTCAAACACTTACTGAACAACAAATTCTTCAACTGGCACATATCGGAAGACAGATCGAAGCTTATTTTGGAAGCCCACAAGACATCGAATGGTGCTTGGCCCATGATACATTTTATATTGTCCAGAGTCGGCCAATCACTACTTTATACCCGATCCCTGAAGCGAAGGATCAAGAAAATCACGTCTATCTCTCTGTTGGTCATCAACAAATGATGACAGATCCTATAAAACCATTGGGATTGTCTTTTTACCTGTTAATTACTCCTGCGCCTATGCGTAAAGCCGGTGGGAGGTTGTTTATTGATGTTGCACCTAGGTTGGCTACAACTGTCGGCCGGGAAACTTTATTAAATACCATTGGATCCGATCCGCTTACAAAAGGTGCACTCATGACCATAATAGAGCGAGATTTTATACAATTGTTACCAAATGATCAAACAGCACCGATTCCGGGCAAAAATAATATAGATATGCTGGCACAATTTGAGCACGATCCGACCATTGTTTCTGATTTGATTAAGCGTAATCAAACATCGATAGAAGAGTTAAAACAAAACATCCAAACGAAATCGGGATCGGATTTGTTTGATTTTATTCTGGAAGATATTCAGCAATTAAAGAAGATCTTATTTGACCCACAAAGTACGGCTGTGTTTATGTCTGCTATAAATACTACCTCATGGATCAATGAAAACATGAACGAGTGGTTAGGCGAAAAAAATGCAGCAGATACGCTTTCTCAATCTGTACCAAACAATATTACCTCAGAAATGGGTCTGGCGTTATTGGATGTCGCGGATGTGATTCGTCCCTATCCAGAAGTAATTGATTATTTACAACAGGCAAAAGATGATAACTTTTTGAATGAACTAGTTAAGTTTAATGGTGGACTGGAAACCCAAGACGCTATCTATGCTTTCCTCCATAAATTCGGAATGCGTTGCGCCGGAGAAATCGATATAACCAAAACTCGTTGGAGTGAAAAACCACTTACACTTGTCGCGTTGATTCTCGGTAACATCCAAAACTTTGAGCCTAATGCTGGTAAACGGAAATTTGAACAAGGGCGACAGGAAGCTTTAGAAAAAGAACAAGAGTTATTAGATCGATTGAAACAATTACCGGATGGTGAACGAAAAGCCAAAGAGACGGAACAAGCGATCAACCTAATCCGGAATTACATCGGTTATCGTGAATATCCCAAATATGGCATGATTAATCGCTACTTCGTATATAAGCAAGCTTTAATGAAAGCAGCCGAACAACTCGTACTAGCGGGCGTTATTCACGAAAAAGAAGATGTATATTATCTCACTTTTGAAGAATTTCATGATGTCGTACGCACTAATAAACTGGATGAGCAGATCATCAACAAACGAAAAGATGATTACAAATTTTTCGGGAAATTAACCCCCCCGCGTGTAATCACGTCTGATGGTGAAATCATTGCAGGTAAGTACGAACGAGAAAATCTCCCAGCGGAAGCTATTGTAGGTTTGCCTGTTTCTTCCGGAGTGATTGAGGGCCGAGCACGTGTCATTTTAAGTATGGAAAATGCCAATCTAGAGGATGGAGACATCTTAGTCACCTCTTTTACTGACCCTGGCTGGACCCCATTGTTTGTATCCATAAAAGGACTAGTCACCGAAGTTGGCGGACTGATGACCCATGGAGCAGTTATCGCTCGTGAATATGGCTTGCCAGCAGTTGTTGGAGTGGAACATGCTACCAAGCTGATAAAAGATGGGCAACGAATCCGCGTGCATGGAACAGAAGGGTATATTGAAATATTGTAATGGCTGCTTTTTCCTTTTCGAGTAAACTTACCATGGTATCGAAAATCGGTGACGCGTACTTTTCCAATTCAAAGTACCCGTCAATAGGAGTGCAGCGAAATAGAGAAGCAAGGAACAGACGATTGAAGTGACTACACACCACAACTGCGACATACCATGGCTGGCAACATAGTCATAGGTCCAGTGACCGCATATCACCATCAGCATCATGCAGATCATAACCTTGACATAAGGACGAATATTCCAATAAAATCCAATCGAGCTTGAGATGGAAAAGAAGTTTAGCAGCGTTTGTATTACAATGCCGATACCGATTCCGTACGCAACGCCAATAATACCAAATTGGCTGCCGAACACGAAGATCGAGACACCTTTGAATACAGTAGCTATTACGTAATTCCATAAGGTAGTCTTCGCACGTCCGAGCCCGAGCAAAATTGCATGTAGC
Above is a genomic segment from Paenibacillus sp. HWE-109 containing:
- the ppsA gene encoding phosphoenolpyruvate synthase gives rise to the protein MNSLVLGFQEIEKNQLLLVGGKGLNLGELSKIEGIQVPEGFCVTTWGYPKAIAQNETYQALLDRLTVLKAEDRDQIGEISREIRQIIMEIEIPSDVVKAVTHHLSLLGDEQAYAVRSSATAEDLPSASFAGQQDTYLNIIGIEAILQHISKCWASLFTDRAVIYRMQNGFDHSQVYLSVIVQKMVFPEASGILFTADPITSNRKSLSIDASFGLGEALVSGLVTADSYQVQEGKIVNKRIATKKLAIYGREEGGTVTKQIDPDQQKTQTLTEQQILQLAHIGRQIEAYFGSPQDIEWCLAHDTFYIVQSRPITTLYPIPEAKDQENHVYLSVGHQQMMTDPIKPLGLSFYLLITPAPMRKAGGRLFIDVAPRLATTVGRETLLNTIGSDPLTKGALMTIIERDFIQLLPNDQTAPIPGKNNIDMLAQFEHDPTIVSDLIKRNQTSIEELKQNIQTKSGSDLFDFILEDIQQLKKILFDPQSTAVFMSAINTTSWINENMNEWLGEKNAADTLSQSVPNNITSEMGLALLDVADVIRPYPEVIDYLQQAKDDNFLNELVKFNGGLETQDAIYAFLHKFGMRCAGEIDITKTRWSEKPLTLVALILGNIQNFEPNAGKRKFEQGRQEALEKEQELLDRLKQLPDGERKAKETEQAINLIRNYIGYREYPKYGMINRYFVYKQALMKAAEQLVLAGVIHEKEDVYYLTFEEFHDVVRTNKLDEQIINKRKDDYKFFGKLTPPRVITSDGEIIAGKYERENLPAEAIVGLPVSSGVIEGRARVILSMENANLEDGDILVTSFTDPGWTPLFVSIKGLVTEVGGLMTHGAVIAREYGLPAVVGVEHATKLIKDGQRIRVHGTEGYIEIL